In Sorghum bicolor cultivar BTx623 chromosome 10, Sorghum_bicolor_NCBIv3, whole genome shotgun sequence, one genomic interval encodes:
- the LOC8065030 gene encoding actin cytoskeleton-regulatory complex protein PAN1 yields MHKSANTTQAHTRRFEHIPDAMSEAPVAEAAPQEGADEGSAPADRGKSTSTSPAPASPSTVKERQIPVDPASLRRLGMVADGDSPVSAPSVLTEVVVQSPILPPLRRPTFVGASLPCSAASSPVHGGARPGAGGAKWEEQPTATTHSPTSVLRSLARQHSAALARLVAAPAPSTLSRSAPRAEGRSTMATHDDEEREPVQQHKTFAEEDGGFTCGALCMLFPGFSKRKPATAAAFAGTTTAAVSSSMQRQQSGFRPRRSSASRVASLERFECGSWSPPPPLPPPPPPVDDAVDCHATEVAKISCADGDAEAPVKMAFVFDGEAPAATRGILKNSASSRLIVDSARPSTSSQRHVRFSTAAVAADAASSSCPSSPCITPRLAIARAEFHAFLEAQSA; encoded by the coding sequence ATGCACAAATCCGCCAACACAACACAAGCCCATACACGTCGTTTTGAGCACATACCCGACGCCATGAGCGAAGCGCCGGTGGCGGAGGCGGCGCCACAGGAAGGAGCAGACGAAGGCTCAGCGCCGGCAGACCGCGGCAAGAGCACGAGCACGAGCCCGGCCCCAGCGTCGCCATCCACGGTGAAGGAACGGCAGATCCCCGTGGACCCCGCGTCGCTGCGCCGCCTGGGCATGGTGGCCGACGGGGACTCGCCGGTTTCCGCGCCCTCCGTGCTCACGGAGGTGGTGGTGCAGTCCCCGATCCTCCCGCCTCTCCGCCGGCCCACGTTCGTCGGCGCCAGCCTGCCGTGCTCGGCGGCCTCCTCCCCGGTGCACGGCGGCGCTCGTCCAGGTGCTGGTGGCGCCAAGTGGGAGGAGCAGCCTACTGCCACCACCCACAGCCCGACCTCCGTGCTACGCTCCCTCGCCCGCCAGCACTCGGCCGCGCTCGCCCGGCTCGTCGCCGCGCCCGCGCCGTCCACGCTGTCGAGGTCCGCGCCCCGCGCCGAGGGCAGGAGTACCATGGCGAcgcacgacgacgaggagcgggAGCCGGTCCAGCAGCACAAGACGTTCGCCGAGGAGGACGGCGGCTTCACGTGCGGCGCGCTGTGCATGCTCTTCCCGGGCTTCTCCAAGAGGAagcccgccaccgccgccgccttcgCCGGCACCACCACCGCGGCCGTGTCGTCGAGCATGCAGAGGCAGCAGTCGGGCTTCAGGCCCCGCCGCAGCAGCGCGTCGCGGGTGGCGTCGCTGGAGAGGTTCGAGTGCGGGTCGTGGAGCCCTCCTCCGCCgttgccgccgccaccgccgcccgtGGACGACGCCGTCGACTGCCACGCGACGGAGGTGGCCAAGATTAGCTGCGCGGACGGCGATGCGGAGGCGCCGGTCAAGATGGCGTTCGTGTTCGACGGGGAGGCGCCCGCGGCGACGAGGGGGATACTGAAGAACTCGGCGTCGTCGCGGCTCATCGTCGACTCGGCCAGGCCGTCGACGTCGTCGCAGAGGCACGTGAGGTTctcgacggcggcggtggcggccgatgcggcgtcgtcgtcgtgccCATCGTCGCCGTGCATCACGCCGCGTCTGGCGATCGCCAGGGCGGAGTTCCACGCGTTCTTGGAGGCGCAGAGCGCGTAG
- the LOC8079306 gene encoding uncharacterized protein LOC8079306 — MNKFCSCYERIERRNASGATIQDMINATLDTYIGEDDENKPFTLMHCYHKLKDEDKWKSLRIEMAHKNKKQKTTKASTPSNVQSSKNDEVEEVAAPGSEERKRPKGQKQVKQARRDDASLAALEKMWEKKEARELERDKAREASLEIERAALEVEKAALELEKKRLSNEEKKFEAELLKEEKDIMLADKSSLDQDQLQWLEIMKKKILARHMGN; from the exons ATGAACAAGTTCTGTTCATGCTACGAGAGAATTGAGCGGAGGAATGCTAGTGGAGCAACTATCCAAGACATG ATTAATGCAACATTGGATACATACATTGGAGAAGACGACGAAAATAAGCCGTTCACTCTTATGCATTGTTATCACAAGCTGAAGGATGAAGACAAGTGGAAGTCATTGAGGATTGAAATGGCTCATAAGAACAAAAAACAAAAGACTACCAAGGCATCCACGCCGAGCAATGTACAATCGAGCAAGAATGATGAAGTGGAAGAGGTTGCAGCCCCAGGTTCCGAAGAACGAAAGAGGCCAAAGGGTCAGAAGCAGGTAAAACAAGCTAGGCGTGACGACGCCTCTCTTGCAGCTTTGGAAAAGATGTGGGAGAAGAAGGAGGCACGTGAATTGGAAAGAGACAAGGCAAGAGAGGCTTCACTTGAGATCGAGAGGGCTGCACTTGAGGTAGAGAAGGCTGCACTTGAGCTTGAGAAGAAGCGACTGTCAAACgaagaaaaaaaatttgaaGCCGAGCTCCTGAAGGAGGAGAAAGACATCATGTTAGCGGATAAGAGCTCCCTTGACCAAGACCAGCTGCAGTGGTTAGAGATTATGAAGAAGAAGATCCTTGCGCGGCATATGGGAAATTAG
- the LOC8079307 gene encoding uncharacterized protein LOC8079307: protein MNGGSGDHQRQRNLSKAVSLSRSVVLTQDTCIASVLILGKLLRVSSDGASGVDDMGMGLVGTRLLRDWAAASGTVNLWPVTADGAYLVQFQQEADLTRVMDGAPWCCGDGDGGGLLFLMRQAKPEVNLVDQLAGVGFSTADLWVQFHFHNVPVEYFSTASLCALATRVGVPVVLPDLGTEPVDLLRARIQVDITAPLVHSIPVDLDDGTAGMVSVVYERIPSLCRSCGIIAHPGGRCRPKVNLQTAAAAASSRSRGDKAAAGYVRSRLGSSRTSSSSREEHQPLLGKEKDDHSSISTGSGTATATPLQAKPAGEPSASAAADHHHPLVVLETQAAPHHVPVNSCMPCNLLSVFFRKKKKELVREEKVSDDNGGVSSLQQMPTTSHKHQTLLLTFSPQESLPMEQRETSPDRRALSTLRSFQLAGGYVSYYPYSGSRRRPRIEVKVETQCSSHLMNKAMEWLAENTGLKAQFDGKRGVVSIVGLQLDERMGPLDLVAYLYPEAGPKSGVSESPEKPDSPARFEDLMKSLLDQNGCSMRASGSRNTSTRLYM from the exons ATGAACGGCGGTTCCGGTGATCATCAGCGGCAGCGCAACTTGAGCAAAGCCGTCTCGCTATCAAGGAGCGTGGTGCTGACCCAAGATACCTGCATAGCCAGCGTGCTcatcttgggcaagcttctccgCGTCTCCTCGGATGGTGCCAGCGGTGTAGACGACATGGGCATGGGTTTGGTTGGCACCAGGCTTCTTCGAGACTGGGCTGCTGCATCAGGCACCGTCAACCTGTGGCCAGTCACGGCGGACGGTGCCTACCTCGTCCAGTTCCAGCAAGAGGCAGACCTAACAAGGGTCATGGACGGCGCGCCGTGGTgctgcggcgacggcgacggcggcggcctccTTTTCCTCATGCGGCAAGCCAAGCCGGAGGTGaatctggtcgaccagctcgccgGAGTCGGCTTCTCCACCGCCGACCTGTGGGTGCAGTTCCACTTCCACAACGTCCCCGTGGAATACTTCAGCACAGCTTCGCTCTGCGCCCTCGCGACGCGCGTCGGCGTCCCAGTCGTGCTGCCCGACCTCGGCACGGAGCCAGTCGACCTGCTCCGTGCCCGTATCCAGGTCGACATCACGGCGCCGCTCGTCCACTCCATCCCCGTCGACCTGGACGACGGCACGGCCGGGATGGTGTCCGTGGTGTACGAGCGAATCCCCAGCTTGTGCCGCTCCTGTGGGATCATCGCCCATCCGGGGGGCCGGTGTCGTCCCAAGGTAAACCTGCagactgccgccgccgccgcctcgtcaCGTTCACGAGGAGACAAAGCTGCTGCCGGCTATGTTCGGAGCCGCCTCGGCTCATCACGaacatcgtcgtcgtcgagagAAGAGCACCAGCCACTCCTTGGCAAAGAGAAAGATGATCATTCTTCCATTTCCACCGGCTCCGGAACTGCCACTGCCACACCGCTGCAGGCAAAGCCAGCAGGGGAGCCTTCCGCTTCCGCCGCCGCGGATCATCATCATCCGCTGGTGGTGCTGGAAACACAAGCAGCTCCGCACCACGTCCCGGTCAACAGCTGCATGCCGTGTAATCTCCTCAGCGTGTTCTTCCGCAAGAAGAAAAAGGAGCTAGTCCGAGAGGAGAAGGTCAGTGATGATAATGGTGGAGTTAGTAGCTTGCAACAAATGCCGACGACGAGTCACAAGCACCAGACGTTACTGCTAACCTTCTCACCGCAG GAGTCTTTGCCAATGGAGCAGCGAGAGACTAGTCCAGACAGGCGTGCACTAAGTACGCTCAGAAGCTTCCAGCTTGCCGGTGGTTACGTCAGCTATTATCCCTACTCAGGGTCGAGAAGGAGACCGAGGATAGAAGTCAAGGTGGAAACGCAGTGCTCATCACACCTGATGAATAAGGCCATGGAATGGCTAGCTGAAAATACAG GTTTAAAGGCTCAATTTGATGGCAAGAGAGGCGTAGTTAGTATTGTTGGTTTGCAACTCGATGAAAGAATGGGCCCGCTTGATCTAGTGGCCTATCTCTACCCGGAGGCCGGCCCAAAGAGTGGAGTTTCAGAGTCCCCGGAAAAGCCTGACAGCCCAGCAAGATTTGAAGATTTGATGAAAAGCCTTCTTGACCAGAACGGCTGCAGCATGCGCGCCTCCGGCTCGAGGAATACTAGCACACGACTATATATGTAG
- the LOC8065031 gene encoding uncharacterized protein LOC8065031 — MPNWREETRLRISQEAEGVRRSPPPCFRRLDAFGNPDHPSIFKRRHKTSDAAAATSLSSLLQLPSPSNPSAPPPSELGSGSGAANRAPVQAGCSAAGRRLQLQLQASTDDDDVGTGRDIVLVAAVGPYQRHQRRSPPLITRANKCGIVMFLADRFGLDAADFLGWARSMDAQARCCYERDSFVLSPEEMAEMLLLDGCLVLFAVFLLSRNVCEGKRAAELARDEKHGKDFIYLSADISLHTKQTRLDLLMLENQIPFFVLAELHRRLKGTLFDKTNHSIQELALSCFDDIHPGGAHLAASAAANDDEFPFPFPPKVHHLLHLFHWSRVPRGKHTVGVSSIVPKEPEPHLPCATELEESLARLKKKATETTTGRRRRCSLDMSFQRDTMGMRAVMAIPALCVHNYSDCVFRSLIAFEQNHLRCGLGATAYSICMARLLQSEADVKLLRKRGILVHTQKSDKEIVDFFRGLRDEYADTCLPDDLLRLCKQVAAHQQSRPARVVRRVGRQCFPRQTVTFFVIVGTIISIATLVNTIHSMYRYYHPFKGVNPS; from the coding sequence ATGCCCAACTGGAGGGAGGAGACGAGGCTGAGAATCAGCCAGGAAGCTGAGGGAGTTCGTCGCAGCCCACCTCCATGCTTCCGAAGGTTGGATGCCTTTGGCAACCCAGACCACCCATCTATTTTCAAGCGTCGCCACAAGACGAgcgatgccgccgccgccacatcGCTGTCGTCGCTGCTCCAGCTTCCTAGCCCATCAAACCCGTCTGCTCCTCCACCGTCGGAACTCGGCAGCGGCAGTGGCGCTGCCAACCGCGCTCCAGTACAAGCTGGATGCTCCGCCGCCGGCAGGCggctccagctccagctccaggcaagcacggacgacgacgacgtgggGACAGGCCGTGACATTGTCCTTGTCGCCGCCGTGGGTCCGTACCAGCGCCACCAGCGCCGTAGCCCGCCGCTCATAACCCGCGCCAACAAGTGCGGCATCGTCATGTTCCTCGCCGACCGGTTCGGTCTTGATGCTGCTGATTTCCTTGGGTGGGCGCGGAGCATGGACGCTCAAGCTCGCTGCTGCTATGAGCGGGACTCGTTCGTCTTGAGCCCCGAGGAGATGGCCGAGATGCTGCTGCTCGACGGCTGCCTCGTGCTCTTCGCCGTGTTCCTTCTCAGTAGGAACGTGTGCGAGGGCAAGCGGGCAGCGGAGCTGGCCCGAGACGAAAAGCACGGCAAAGACTTCATCTACCTGTCGGCCGACATATCCCTGCACACCAAACAGACAAGGCTGGACCTGCTGATGCTGGAGAACCAGATCCCCTTCTTTGTGCTCGCCGAGCTGCATCGGCGATTGAAGGGAACCTTGTTTGACAAGACCAACCACAGCATCCAAGAACTCGCCCTCTCTTGCTTCGACGACATCCACCCTGGCGGTGCACATCTAGCAGCATCGGCGGCGGCGAACGACGACGAGTTCCCATTCCCATTCCCTCCAAAGGTCCATCACCTcctgcaccttttccactggtCCCGCGTGCCCAGAGGCAAGCACACGGTTGGGGTCTCCTCCATCGTGCCCAAGGAACCAGAGCCTCATCTCCCATGCGCGACGGAGCTCGAGGAGTCACTCGCTCGTCTCAAGAAGAAGGCGACGGAAACGACgacagggcggcggcggcgctgctccctGGACATGTCCTTCCAGAGGGACACGATGGGTATGCGCGCCGTGATGGCCATACCCGCGCTGTGCGTGCACAACTACAGCGACTGTGTTTTCCGGAGTCTCATCGCGTTCGAGCAGAACCATCTCCGATGCGGTCTGGGTGCCACCGCCTACTCCATTTGCATGGCCCGGCTGCTGCAGAGCGAGGCGGACGTCAAGCTGCTGAGGAAGAGGGGGATTCTCGTGCACACGCAGAAGTCGGACAAGGAGATCGTCGATTTCTTCAGGGGCCTCAGGGACGAGTACGCCGACACCTGCTTGCCTGATGATCTGCTTCGTCTCTGCAAGCAAGTCGCGGCGCATCAACAGAGCAGACCCGCAAGGGTGGTCAGAAGGGTTGGGCGGCAGTGCTTTCCAAGGCAAACGGTCACTTTCTTTGTCATTGTCGGCACTATTATCTCCATTGCCACGCTAGTCAATACCATACACTCAATGTACAGGTATTATCACCCTTTCAAAGGAGTAAATCCATCTTAG